One genomic window of Monodelphis domestica isolate mMonDom1 chromosome 1, mMonDom1.pri, whole genome shotgun sequence includes the following:
- the SEC16A gene encoding protein transport protein Sec16A isoform X1, which produces MMQPPPQTVPSGTGGPPPVGGPRNMYWSNSPYSRRANAPMTAVGGPVQPVTDPFAFGRQTPQGTALGNPSKGNSLVMQGPSQPMFSQPPGMHVPHNHAGDNSQGLYTSLSGPVSQPEVNTDSFTNVLAPVAMPGHVMNSSAEIHPTVEPGIQTSSVPSHYNPGAGENSFGGHLQCGVPLPGRPLSRQDPNGGTPAPTTSFFPQPHQQTPVQWRPVQGSPQSSIQNYSPYTEPPSQNAVPLASGSSHFFPQANMHQVPGHQQHVPFVSTSGPLVSEKSETVPSQSGNYTANNFQPENMFRQNLGVNSSWLSQEFRQNLVGSKQHLPDPTLVNPIAQGNSLENQPQHRTEAVTSHVPPELNSGTITMFFKGEEAENEENLSSEKADTAVKSDFDGFPSNSGHGGHHLPHPMQIGASAPFQASVPKGSANESSQQGLEAQQYFSQSTSNQHDKQTTKNCDIYVNDDKACTVKTCGAIGSQYENVENLECIQNQEVPPSEPPNLNPSSSNDQFRYGPLPGQSVSKHSIVSYAEGGPNLEAPDSIPHPVRSDSVSSNYSSISHRSISSSTRPQESVGTFIQQEVGKPNEEASGSFFKQIDSSPLVGETNDNNINKSYHSNLSQPPTPSPPKPTGIFQTSANSSFEPVRSHGVGVKPIEADRANVVGELRENHSKQNNSKPTVTVPAASPGNLEQPPDNMETIFTPRAHPLPLTTTDEGVNMLSHVGGTLLENVPLASEKRPSRAQGATKKCESPATTLWAQNELPNFGGNVLLAPAAPALYVPAKSSEIIQPPDEGQPCKPGSIPLHSSPDGNVSSENLENPPKMGEEEALQSQASSGYASLLSSPPTESLQNQPILIAQPNQSYNLTQPINFSVSLSNQLSHNENNHSCKDSGVGDKSAPSSQPLCAGVPRESVPLSGTQAASPVNSPLPTTNHSHSNFSQGPGTTSEMVPNQSPNLLVQPPSHQMPLNLVPECQKNQNSESFPSEYTTKPVVNLSASPGTNLPSGNTGVMLVPPVNNTLIPHVNKTNLTNYQEETSGALDFTLNRTLENHSTDNSVRIHNTSHSSGPTFSQQAITNHTSQSGPELHDKEHFYQQVTKDVQQQIVLDKSQPGALPPQQQGSSAAQVPKTASDSSNSGIQPDSFPSGNSPQLPSQGKVDQPQLSQSSSVSTTSVHSGQPASQQEQQWPPSQTPQNAFGPPSNLSTYYYYRHLYDTYQPQYPPPYPSDPRTASLYYPEDAYGPYDPRYRHYDNSAAYAENYRYAEPDRPSSRASHCSDRPSSRQGYPEGYYTSKGGWSSHSDYYANYYSGQYDYGDANRWERYQYDPRFRDPRSYDRRYWYDTEHDHYRKEAYPYSDRPEKYDDHWRYDPRFTGSFDDEPEPHRDAYDDDRRSIHSEHSAHSLHSTHSLQSRQSSFSSRSHQSQVYRNNDVTANSYERPAPPGSLHGEYSYGVYGNNFNGAQGFTDYGYSAETGWPTSEQVPSRPTTPEKFSVPHVCARFGPGGHLIKVLPNLPSEGQPALVEIHSMETMLQHTSDQEEMRSFPGPLAKDDTHKVDVINFAQNKATECLRNENLIDKESASLLWDFIVLLCRQNGTVVGTDIAELLLRDHKTVWLPGKSPNEANLIDFTNEAVEQVEEEESGEAQLSFLTDSLMTTIDSLEKETERFRELLLYGRKKDALESAMKHGLWGHALLLASKMDSRTHARVMTRFANSLPINDPLQTVYQLMSGRMPAASTCCGDEKWGDWRPHLAMVLSNLNNNMDVESRTIATMGDTLASKGLLDAAHFCYLMAQIGFGVYTKKTTKLVLIGSNHSLPFLKFATNEAIHRTEAYEYAQSLGTQPCFLPNFQVFKFIYACRLAEMGLAAQAFHYCEVISKTILKQPRQYSPVLINQLIQIASQLRLFDPQIKEKPEQESFIEPTWLIQLQQLKRQIEEGDVIWNQDRATPHQYPSTPSSELEQYDGTGHGQEIGPGTDNPLLASLLPNTEQSNQSIRLMPSAPQTILENSGSMPASFQSEKPDNVPFYPVPPGSVGHVPVYGPPLSVPGFSDQYGPEHGAVYPGSNVSPGGQPLQVTDQLPEDSRIQDTGRVPQESSIKNSLSEQREEDFGGKFANLASGRRSRTTSQSSAHMEYSRKCPNTESYKGRERSNSAGQQPSPSPTFASEVKRPTKEVKKESKEPKKSGESWFSRWIHGKKKTEAHLPDDTNKSIVWDGKKQRWVNLDEPEEENKPPPPPPTSFPKLPQVAAPSGPGGPPNASVNMFSRKAAGTRARYVDVLNPSGTKQSGPVPAPSDLFAPLAPLPIPSNLFVPNSEEQPLENSGLEEQLPDAYQPDLEPTTEPQLLNSATLPPGSELAASNMDGHQSGELSRCSSMSSLSREVSQHFNQPPSLPPSGGPPVGTVPFYNPSQFAQPPAVTGSSRLGRIGQRKYPTLK; this is translated from the exons ATGATGCAGCCACCACCTCAGACTGTTCCTTCTGGGACAGGTGGACCACCTCCTGTAGGAGGTCCTCGAAATATGTATTGGTCTAACAGTCCATATAGCAGGCGGGCTAATGCACCAATGACTGCTGTAGGTGGCCCAGTGCAACCTGTAACAGATCCTTTCGCATTTGGCCGACAGACTCCACAAGGAACGGCATTAGGCAATCCGTCCAAAGGCAACTCACTTGTTATGCAAGGTCCTTCCCAACCAATGTTTTCTCAGCCACCTGGTATGCATGTACCTCATAACCATGCAGGGGATAATTCACAAGGACTTTATACATCTTTGTCTGGGCCTGTATCACAACCTGAAGTAAATACTGATTCGTTTACAAATGTATTGGCTCCTGTTGCAATGCCTGGACATGTTATGAATAGTAGTGCTGAAATTCATCCAACTGTAGAACCTGGAATTCAGACTTCATCTGTTCCTTCACATTATAATCCTGGAGCAGGTGAAAATTCTTTTGGGGGACATCTTCAGTGTGGTGTGCCTCTGCCTGGTAGGCCACTAAGCAGGCAAGATCCAAATGGTGGCACTCCGGCACCAACTACATCATTCTTTCCTCAACCTCATCAGCAAACCCCAGTTCAATGGAGACCAGTTCAAGGAAGTCCACAGTCTTCAATTCAGAATTATTCACCATATACCGAACCACCTTCTCAGAATGCAGTTCCTCTTGCTTCTGGtagttctcatttttttcctcaagcAAATATGCATCAAGTTCCTGGACATCAGCAACATGTCCCATTTGTGTCTACATCAGGACCTTTGGTTAGTGAAAAGAGTGAGACAGTCCCTTCTCAGAGTGGCAACTACACAGCAAATAACTTTCAGCCTGAAAATATGTTTAGGCAAAATCTAGGAGTGAATAGTAGTTGGCTTAGTCAGGAGTTTAGACAGAATCTAGTAGGAAGTAAACAGCATTTACCAGACCCTACTCTAGTTAATCCCATTGCTCAGGGAAATAGCTTAGAAAACCAACCACAGCATAGAACTGAGGCTGTAACCAGTCATGTACCCCCAGAATTAAATTCAGGAACTATCACAATGTTTTTCAAGGGAGAAGAggcagaaaatgaggaaaatcttTCATCAGAAAAAGCAGACACTGCTGTTAAGTCTGACTTTGATGGCTTTCCATCGAATTCTGGACATGGAGGCCATCACCTTCCTCATCCTATGCAGATTGGAGCAAGTGCCCCTTTTCAGGCATCAGTTCCTAAAGGTTCAGCTAATGAATCTTCTCAGCAGGGACTAGAGGCCCAGCAATACTTTTCACAGTCTACAAGTAACCAACATGATAAACAAACCACTAAAAACTGTGATATTTATGTTAATGATGACAAAGCATGTACTGTTAAAACTTGTGGTGCCATTGGCTCACAGTATGAAAATGTTGAGAACTTAGAGTGCATTCAAAATCAAGAAGTTCCACCAAGTGAACCCCCAAATTTGAATCCTTCCTCTTCAAATGATCAGTTCAGATATGGGCCACTCCCAGGGcagtcagtttcaaagcacagtATTGTAAGTTATGCTGAAGGAGGGCCAAATCTAGAGGCACCCGATTCAATACCTCACCCAGTCCGATCTGATAGTGTATCCTCCAACTATAGTAGTATAAGTCATAGGAGTATATCTAGTTCAACAAGACCCCAAGAATCAGTGGGCACGTTTATTCAGCAAGAGGTTGGGAAGCCTAATGAGGAAGCTTCAGGTAGTTTTTTTAAGCAGATTGATTCTTCTCCTTTGGTAGGGGAGACAAATGATAACAATATAAATAAGAGTTACCATAGCAATCTCTCCCAGCCTCCAACTCCAAGTCCTCCCAAACCTACAGGAATATTTCAGACAAGTGCAAATAGTTCTTTTGAACCTGTAAGGTCCCATGGAGTTGGAGTAAAACCtattgaggcagacagagcaaATGTGGTGGGTGAACTAAGAGAGAACCATTCCAAGCAGAACAATAGTAAACCAACTGTTACAGTACCAGCTGCCTCACCAGGtaatctggaacaacctccagacaacatggaaacaattTTTACCCCTCGTGCACATCCTTTGCCTCTTACAACAACTGATGAAGGTGTTAATATGCTTTCCCATGTTGGTGGAACGCTTTTGGAAAATGTGCCCTTGGCATCTGAAAAACGCCCCTCAAGGGCTCAAGGTGCCACTAAAAAGTGTGAGAGCCCTGCAACTACTTTGTGGGCCCAGAATGAACTACCAAACTTTGGAGGAAATGTTCTCCTTGCACCAGCTGCCCCTGCACTTTATGTACCTGCTAAATCTTCTGAAATTATTCAACCTCCAGATGAGGGACAGCCATGTAAACCAGGCTCTATTCCTCTACATTCCTCCCCGGATGGCAATGTTTCCTCTGAAAACCTTGAGAACCCTCCCAAAATGGGAGAAGAGGAGGCCCTTCAGTCTCAGGCAAGTTCTGGTTATGCAAGTTTATTATCCTCACCACCCACTGAATCTTTACAGAATCAACCAATCTTGATTGCCCAGCCTAATCAAAGCTATAATTTGACCCAACCCATTAAtttttctgtgtctttgtctAATCAATTAAGTcataatgaaaataatcattcttgcaaagattctggagtggggGACAAGTCTGCCCCAAGCAGTCAGCCTCTATGTGCTGGTGTACCTAGGGAAAGTGTTCCCTTGTCCGGGACTCAAGCTGCATCTCCTGTTAATTCACCATTACCTACTACCAATCATTCCCATAGTAATTTTTCACAAGGTCCTGGTACCACTTCTGAAATGGTTCCTAATCAGTCTCCCAACTTATTAGTTCAACCACCATCTCACCAGATGCCACTTAACTTGGTTCCAGAATGTCAAAAAAATCAGAATTCAGAAAGTTTTCCTTCTGAATACACTACTAAACCAGTGGTTAATTTGTCTGCTTCTCCTGGGACTAATCTTCCTTCTGGAAACACTGGTGTAATGTTAGTTCCACCAGTGAACAACACCCTAATACCCCATGTTAATAAAACAAATCTCACCAATTATCAGGAAGAAACTTCTGGAGCACTTGACTTTACACTGAACCGGACTTTGGAAAATCACAGTACAGACAATTCTGTGCGAATACATAATACATCACATTCTAGTGGTCCAACATTTTCTCAACAAGCCATCACTAATCATACCAGTCAGTCTGGGCCTGAATTGCATGATAAAGAACATTTTTACCAACAGGTAACAAAAGATGTACAGCAGCAGATTGTCCTTGATAAATCCCAGCCAGGGGCCCTACCTCCTCAGCAACAAGGGTCATCAGCTGCTCAGGTTCCCAAGACAGCATCAGATTCTTCAAACTCTGGAATTCAGCCTGATTCCTTCCCATCTGGAAATTCACCCCAACTGCCAAGCCAGGGTAAGGTAGACCAGCCGCAGCTCTCACAATCATCTAGTGTTTCAACAACCTCAGTTCACTCTGGCCAACCAGCTAGTCAGCAAGAGCAGCAGTGGCCACCATCACAGACTCCTCAGAATGCTTTTGGTCCACCTTCGAACCTCTCAACTTATTACTATTATAGGCATCTTTATGATACCTATCAACCTCAGTATCCACCACCCTATCCTTCAGATCCTAGAACAGCTTCCCTTTATTACCCG GAGGATGCCTATGGCCCATATGACCCTCGTTATAGACATTATGATAATAGTGCTGCTTATGCTGAAAACTATCGATATGCTGAGCCAGACCGTCCAAGTTCTAGAGCTAGTCACTGCTCAGATCGACCATCTTCCAG ACAGGGGTATCCTGAAGGATATTATACTTCCAAAGGTGGATGGAGCAGTCACAGTGATTACTATGCAAATTATTACTCTGGCCAGTATGATTATGGAG ATGCAAATCGCTGGGAACGATATCAATATGATCCCAGGTTTAGAGACCCCAGGAGCTATGACCGAAGGTATTGGTATGATACTGAACATGATCATTATAGGAAAGAAGCATATCCTTATAGTGACAG ACCTGAAAAATATGATGATCATTGGAGGTATGACCCTCGTTTTACTGGAAGTTTTGATGATGAACCAGAACCTCATAGAGATGCTTATGATGATGATAGGCGTAGTATCCACAGTGAGCATTCTGCCCATAGCCTTCATAGTACCCATAGTCTACAGAGCCGTCAGAGTAGCTTCAGCTCACGTTCTCATCAA AGCCAAGTCTATAGAAACAATGATGTGACTGCTAATTCATATGAACGCCCAGCTCCACCAGGCTCCCTTCATGGAGAGTATTCCTATGGTGTTTATGGAAATAATTTCAATGGTGCACAAGGTTTTACAGATTATGGCTACTCTGCAGAAACAGGATGGCCAACTTCAGAACAAG TTCCTTCAAGACCAACTACACCTGAAAAATTTTCAGTGCCTCATGTCTGTGCAAGGTTTGGCCCTGGAGGCCATCTTATTAAAGTGCTTCCAAACTTGCCTTCTGAAGGACAGCCAGCTTTGGTTGAGATACACAGCATGGAG ACTATGTTGCAGCATACTTCTGATCAAGAAGAGATGAGATCCTTTCCTGGACCTCTTGCTAA aGATGATACCCATAAAGTGGATGTTATTAATTTTGCACAGAATAAAGCTACAGAATGTTTGCGGAATGAAAATCTAATTGATAAAGAGTCTGCAAGTCTCCTTTGGGATTTCATTGTACTGTTATGCAGACAGAATGGA ACTGTTGTGGGAACAGATATTGCAGAGCTCTTGTTACGCGATCACAAAACAGTGTGGCTTCCTGGAAAGTCACCTAATGAGGCAAACTTGATTGATTTTACTAATGAGGCTGTGGAACAAGTGGAAGAAGAGGAGTCTGGTGAGGCTCAGCTCTCATTTCTAACTGACAGTTTGATGACGACTATAGACAGTCTTGAAAAAGAGACTGAGAGGTTTAGAGAGCTGCTTCTTTATGGGCGAAAAAAG GATGCTTTGGAATCTGCTATGAAACATGGTTTATGGGGACATGCTCTGTTACTTGCTAGTAAAATGGACAGCCGAACACATGCAAGAGTTATGACCAG GTTTGCCAACAGCCTTCCAATTAATGATCCTTTACAAACTGTTTACCAGCTTATGTCTGGAAGAATGCCAGCTGCATCCACA tgTTGTGGAGATGAGAAATGGGGAGATTGGAGGCCACATCTTGCTATGGTTTTGTCCAACTTGAATAATAATATGGATGTTGAGTCAAGGACAATTGCCACCATGGGTGATACTCTTG ctTCTAAAGGTCTCTTAGATGCTGCACACTTTTGTTACCTGATGGCCCAGATTGGATTTGGGGTCTACACTAAGAAAACTACAAAACTTGTTCTAATTGGATCAAATCACAG tttgccatttttaaaatttgcaaccAATGAAGCTATTCACAGAACAGAAGCTTATGAATATGCACAGTCACTGGGAACTCAGCCATGCTTCTTGCCTAATTTCCAG GTATTCAAGTTCATCTATGCTTGTCGACTGGCTGAAATGGGACTCGCTGCACAAGCCTTTCATTACTGTGAAGTCATTTCCAAAACCATTCTCAAACAACCACGCCAGTATTCACCAGTGCTGATTAACCAGCTCATTCAG ATAGCCTCCCAGTTACGACTCTTCGATCCTCAGATAAAAGAGAAACCAGAACAAGAATCATTTATTGAACCTACTTGGTTAATACAGCTTCAGCAATTGAAAAGGCAAATAGAG GAGGGTGATGTAATTTGGAATCAGGACAGAGCAACTCCACATCAGTACCCAAGTACACCTAGCTCTGAACTGGAGCAATATGATGGCACAGGACATGGTCAAGAAATTGGCCCAGGAACTGACAATCCATTATTAGCATCATTGTTGCCTAATACAGAGCAGTCTAACCAAAGCATTCGCCTTATGCCCTCTG CTCCTCAGACCATCCTTGAAAATTCAGGCAGTATGCCTGCTTCCTTCCAATCAGAAAAACCTGACAATGTACCATTCTATCCAGTGCCTCCTGGATCTGTTGGGCATGTCCCTGTATACGGGCCACCACTGTCTGTACCTGGGTTTTCAGATCAGTATGGTCCTGAGCATGGAGCTGTGTATCCAGGATCTAATGTATCGCCAGGTGGGCAACCTCTCCAGGTGACAGATCAACTACCTGAAGACTCTAGGATCCAGGACACAG GAAGAGTGCCACAAGAATCATCCATTAAGAACTCTCTTTCAGAACAAAGAGAAGAGGATTTTGGTGGGAAATTTGCCAATTTG GCATCAGGACGAAGATCCAGAACTACCTCCCAGTCTTCAGCACACATG GAGTATTCCAGAAAATGTCCAAATACTGAATCCTATAAAGGACGAGAGCGTTCTAATTCTGCTGGGCAGCAGCCTTCTCCTTCTCCAACTTTTGCTTCTGAAGTAAAGAGACCAACCAAAGAAGTCAAAAAAGAGTCCAAGGAACCTAAAAAG AGTGGCGAGTCTTGGTTTTCTCGCTGGATacatgggaaaaaaaagacagaagctcATCTGCCAGATGACACAAACAAATCA ATTGTATGGGATGGAAAGAAACAGCGCTGGGTGAATTTAGATGAGCCAGAAGAAGAG